GGAGAACTAGATAAACACCGCCCTGAGTTAAAGCGATCGCAACACTTAAAAGCGCTAGTTCCTCACGGGAGTGCAGTTTTTGTGCCATACAACTCCCTAAAATTCCTGCTGCTGTCCCAGCTAAAAGAGTGACTTTACTAACATCTAAACTTATTGGTAGCACTATCGACAGTAGCCCTATAACTGTAATTCCCAAACGGGGTCCATAGAAGCTACCCAACAACAAACCAACAGCACTCCAAGTTGTGTGTGGCGTACCCAGAGTGATCGCTAATGGTGTACTGAGTGTTAGCAGTAATATGAGCAGGCGATCGCTTTGTCTTAATTTACATTGACTTCGCCGTTCCAAAATAGCAAAAAAGCCAACCGCCCCAGTCACCGTTATTCCGAGTTGTATCAATCCTTGCCAGTTAATCTCGCGACGAATGAGGTGATAATACTCCAGAACTTCAAAATCAAACGCAGTGATTTTTTCTCCCCTGCGAACAATCAACTCACCTTTTCGCACAGTCACCATCACCGGTTTGACACCAGCCGCCGCTTTTGCTGCCATAAGTTGCGTTCGTAATTTATCAGTTTGAAGATTGGGTTGTAGCACCGCTAACAGCAGTTTGATGGCCAAACGCTCAGCAACATTTGGCACTAATGTATGTACGTGTAAAGTGACTGCATCTGTAATAATGTGGGGAGGAAGTCCAGGCGGTATACCTTGGGTGAGAATTCTTTGTGCAGTTTGCTGAATTCCCACTTGTGTCTTCGCCCAGTCATCATCTGAGATGTCAAGAAGGGAAGTTGCATCATAAACTGTTTCGGGTTTAGCCCCTATCAGATCTGAAAGTTTCGTACTCGCGATCGCATACCCTTGACGGACTTTGATAATTTGAGCGATAAGTGAGGAGAAGTTTTGCTCGTTTGCGGATAAACGGTAGGTTTCTAATTCCTGCACGGCTTGGGCAAAGTCAGCATTGCGAAACAAATCGTTTGCTTTTAAATCCTTTGTACCCAGGTTTTCTTTATTTGATAGCCCTTGCTTGTACTTTCCAGTGTTGTCTACAGCAAGTAGCAACGCTTGCCATTCCCAATGAGAACACGATCGCACGTAACGCTGGGTTGAGACGGATAAAATAAAAGTATCAAAAAATGGAAAAGCTCCCAAAGACGAGCGAATGTTGTTCCCTTCACTCAAAATTTGTTGTAAATTTTGTTGAATTTCTTCATTAATTTGTGGATTGACCATTAAAACTGGCGTGGAGCTTGTACTAGCAGCTTTGCGCTGTTCTTCTGTTTGTTTCTTATTCTCAATACTGGCTTCTTCGGGTGCTTTAATGGTCTGTGGCGCAATAGCTCCGATTTGCAACTGCGGCTGATTGTACAATTTTTGTCCTAGAACTCCTGTAAGAGATAGGACTGCGATCGTAAACACAACAGGGGAATGCTTGCCGTTCAAACAACTAAGAACAACTGTATAAACTCCATTTCTACGTTTAACTGTCTTCGTAGTTGAACTTGCCGAGCTTAATGTTTGATGTTTGTCTATCTCACTTTTGTCTAATACGTAGGACTGATGGCGTAACTCTTTGTACTGTCGCCGCCATTCAATCAATTTCTGGGTCACGGACACAAAAAATTGCTGCGTTTTCATTACCTATGACCGCAGTTCCTTACGTTATTAGCTTAAAACAACACCATCCGGAGCGGAAACACACTTTTAGCAGATTTGTCACAATTGCTCCCTGGGAATTACGATTTTGGATTTTGGATTTTGGATTAGGGGATTTTGGATTGAGTAAAGCTTTTTCTAGGATTACTTTCACCTAACTTGCTGTCGCATTCTTGTTACAAATTGATACAACTTCCTTAAGATTAGTATGAAAATATACTACATTTTATAAATATTTATTGATTTGCGTGTATTGGTATGCACCTCACAGCATAAAAATGATGGGAATAGCATTAGCGCAGCCGAATGACGCGAGGAGCTGCTATTGCCTGTGAGGGCGACCAGAAACTCGACCCCAACAAACTCTTTTCTTCGCCAAACTCATTTGAATCACGAGCAATATCATACACTCCTGACCACACTGCCATTAGTGTCTTTATTAATCTTAACATATTATAAGAGCTAGCTATTTGCCACTTTTGAGCTAAATTTGAACGATCAAGTGAGATTTGCCAAGTCAGGGGAATACCTGCTGTGCTGTTATATGCTCCTGATAAAGCACCCGTCAATGTAGCGATCGTTTTTGAGTAACGACCCAACCTATCTGCTCGTAATACTGCAAGACTAAAATCTTCTAGCGTACTAAGAAAACAGTAAAATGCCATAGCTATGACGTTTCCTGGCTTTTCTTCTCTGGTTAACTCAGCTTGTGCGCTGTCTAACCCCGCGCCACTTTCTAATAAATTCTTAACTTTTAATAGCTGTTTTGGCAAACTTGTTGGTGTTTCTCCAATAAAGGAAATGGTTTGGGGGATGAGGGTGGCTGGGGTCAGTTTTTCCGTTAGAGATTGAGCGATCGCATAACTTACTGCTAGCATTCCGTCTCTTATCATTGGATCGCTCTGCCAAAATTCTGCGATCGCGATCGAGTTTTGGCGCAACTTAATTAAATTTTCATGAAAAAATAGTACCACTGGTACAGATGCGGGAATAACTGACAACCCATCTTCTAGTTGTATTCCTTGCTCTTGCTGCTGCTTGCACCAACGAGCGCTAGTCTCAATCGGCGAAAGTGCAATCAAACTTTCAGTATAAGAAGTTGCTATTTGGCTCCAATGCATAGCTTCTTCTGATAGCACTTGTGCATTCTCAGAAACATCTTTATTCCTTAAAGCTGTGTTTTCCCCAATAATTGCCCCTAGTAAGACTCCATGACAGCGATTTAAAAGTGAATAACGCATAAAATAAATATGAATTGATGAATTATGAATGCTAAATGATTCACAATTCATAATTCATTTATAATTCATAATCTTCTTAAGTGATGCACTAACGCCTGTAAGCCCAACGTATAGCTTTGTGCACCAAATCCGCTAATTTGCCCAATCACTACTGGAGCTATGTACGAGTGATGGCGAAAATCTTCCCTGCGGTAGATGTTACTTAAATGCACTTCTACTGTCGGTAAATTCACAGCAGCGATCGCATCTCGTAATGCCACACTTGTATGGGTGTACGCGCCAGCGTTAATCAAAATACCATTATGTTGCCCCAGTGAGTCATGAATAGCGTCTACTAAAGCACCTTCATGGTTTGATTGTATTGGATAAATTTTTGCTTGCACTTTTGCACCTTCATCTTCCAAAATCCGATTGATTTCGGCTAGTGTCAGCGAGCCATAAATTCCTGGCTCTCGCTGTCCGAGGAGATTAAGGTTAGGTCCGTGCAATACTAGAATACTTAGGGACGCTGATGACAAGCCTTGCACCTTGTGTTACTCTTATCTACGGCGCGAGCGGTCTTCTACTGGAATTGGAATCAATTCCGGCTCTGGCTCTGAAGCTGGTCCTAGAATGGCTTCTATCAACTTTTGTGCCAGTTCCCTAAGTTTTTCTAGCAGGTTTTCTATATAATCCATTGAACTGAACGCTCCTAAGCTACTCATTCAATATGTTTATTATTACACGGAGAAACTGCAGTATCTTTGCACTTTTGGCTGATAGATAGGTTTCTCCCATACCTTTCTAATTGGGTATGTGCCATCTATAGGATGTAGCCTGTATTTTACGTACTCGACGTCCCAATTTTTGGCTGTGTTGCTATTTTATCAGAAAAATTGGTTAGTGGTTAGTGGTTAGTGGTTAGTGGTTAGTGGTTAACCAATGCCCAATGCTCATTTTCATCAACCCGCACAGTTTACTCAAAACAACTAACAACTAACAACTAACCACTAACTAGCTTTTTTCGTTTTTTTGCCCGTTGTGGTTGAGGACTTGGTAGAAGATTTAGAACTGGAGGTTGTTGATTTACTCGTTGTTTTGCGTGTAGATTTTCCAGATTTTCCAGTTGAGGCTTTGGTTGCCAATAGTTCTAACGCGGAAGCTAGGGACATATCTTCTACCGATTGCTCATCTGGAATTCGCACGTTGGTTTTACCGTGCTTAATATATGGTCCGTAGGGACCTTTGTAGATGTTTACTGGTTCACCATCCTCTGGGTGAGGACCTAATTCCTTTTCAGCTGCTTTAGATTTGCTACTGGAGGAGTTACGCCCTTTTTTGGGTTCCGACAATAATTCCAATGCACGTTCTAGTGTTATTGTCAAGATGTCATCGCCAGATTTTAGGGAGCGATATTCCTTTTCTCCACTTTGGTTGTGAACAACATAAGGTCCAAAGCGTCCCAGGTTTGCTTGGATTTCAGCACCAGTTGCTGGATGAGGGCCTAATTTCCGAGGTAGAGCCAATAAACCAATTGCGATTTCCAGGGTAATATTTTCGGATGTAACGCCTTTGGGCAAGGATGCTTGTTTTGGTTTGGGGTTTTCTTCCGATTTGTCGCCCAACTGAACGTAAAGTCCGTAAGGTCCAATTTTAAGGTAAATGGGTTCGCCTGTTTCTGGATGAGTTCCAATTTCGTCCGGACCGACAATTTTTTGTCGCAAGATTGTTTCTACTTTTTGCGGATCGAGGTCGGCTGGAGTGAGGTCTTTGGGAATTGAGGCAGTAACAACCTGTTCTCCATTTTCTTTTTCTATATAAGCGCCGTACTTTCCGATCCGAACTTTGACATCTAAATTTTCCAGTTCTACTGTCCGGGCTGAACTGGCATCAATTTGGTTTTCTTTTTCCTTAACCTGGGTTTCTAAGCCTTTGTCTCCTGAGTAGAACGCTCGCAGGTAAGGAAGCCACAGCGCCTCACCAGTAGCGATGTCATCCAATGTTTGCTCCATTTTGGAAGTAAAGCTTGGATCGACGACATCGGGGAAGTACTTTTCCAACAACTCAGTGACAGCGAAGGCTGTGAAAGTTGGGATAAGCGCATTACTCATCAATTGAGCGTACCCTTTATCAATAATTGTGCCAATAATGCTGGCATAAGTACTGGGACGCCCGATACCTTCACTTTCCAAAGTTTTTACCAAGGTTGCTTCAGTATATCTAGCTGGTGGTTGAGTTTCGTGACCAACGGCTTCTAATTCTTGGCAGTTGGGGCTATCTCCGACTTTTAAATTCGGTAAAATAACTTCCTGATCTTCTAGAGCTGCTTCCGGATCGTCAGAACCTTCAACGTAAGCACGGAGGTAACCTGGAAAATCAATGCGTTTGCCAGAAGAACGGAAACCAGCATCTTCGACTTGCAACTGCACGCTCACTTGAGTTTGGCGGGAGTCTGCCATTTGGGAAGCAACAGTCCGCTTCCAAATCAAGTCATACAACTGCAATTCCCGCCCGCCCAGACCGGTTTCTTGGGGTGTGCGGAAGGTGCTACCTGCGGGACGAATGGCTTCGTGCGCTTCTTGTGCTCCTTTGGATTTGGTCGTGTACTGTCGTGGTTGGGGGCTGAGGTATTCCTTTCCGTAACGGTTTTCCACGCACTCGCGAGCAGCAACAATGGCTTGATCTGACAAATGTACTGAGTCTGTACGCATATAGGTGATATAACCCTGCTCGTACAAACTTTGGGCAGTCCGCATGGTATCTCGTGCTCCCATGCGGTATTTGCGGTTGGCTTCTTGCTGTAGGGTAGAAGTGGTGAACGGTGGCGA
This genomic interval from Scytonema hofmannii PCC 7110 contains the following:
- the aroQ gene encoding type II 3-dehydroquinate dehydratase → MQGLSSASLSILVLHGPNLNLLGQREPGIYGSLTLAEINRILEDEGAKVQAKIYPIQSNHEGALVDAIHDSLGQHNGILINAGAYTHTSVALRDAIAAVNLPTVEVHLSNIYRREDFRHHSYIAPVVIGQISGFGAQSYTLGLQALVHHLRRL
- a CDS encoding ADP-ribosylglycohydrolase family protein, with amino-acid sequence MRYSLLNRCHGVLLGAIIGENTALRNKDVSENAQVLSEEAMHWSQIATSYTESLIALSPIETSARWCKQQQEQGIQLEDGLSVIPASVPVVLFFHENLIKLRQNSIAIAEFWQSDPMIRDGMLAVSYAIAQSLTEKLTPATLIPQTISFIGETPTSLPKQLLKVKNLLESGAGLDSAQAELTREEKPGNVIAMAFYCFLSTLEDFSLAVLRADRLGRYSKTIATLTGALSGAYNSTAGIPLTWQISLDRSNLAQKWQIASSYNMLRLIKTLMAVWSGVYDIARDSNEFGEEKSLLGSSFWSPSQAIAAPRVIRLR
- the topA gene encoding type I DNA topoisomerase; its protein translation is MSTLVIVESPTKARTIRNYLPAGYRVEASMGHVRDLPQSASDIPANVKGEAWAQLGVNVDADFEPLYIIPKDKKKVVTQLKDALKEVDELILATDEDREGESISWHLYQLLKPKVPTKRMVFHEITQEAIKKALKNCRNIDEQLVRAQETRRILDRLVGYTLSPLLWKKIAWGLSAGRVQSVAVRLLVKKERQRRAFRQGSYWDLKATLIPPDSTKGAAFASQLITLKGMRVANGSDFDAATGTIPSDRNVVLLNQDQAEALREQLLGKTWKVIEVEERPVTRKPSPPFTTSTLQQEANRKYRMGARDTMRTAQSLYEQGYITYMRTDSVHLSDQAIVAARECVENRYGKEYLSPQPRQYTTKSKGAQEAHEAIRPAGSTFRTPQETGLGGRELQLYDLIWKRTVASQMADSRQTQVSVQLQVEDAGFRSSGKRIDFPGYLRAYVEGSDDPEAALEDQEVILPNLKVGDSPNCQELEAVGHETQPPARYTEATLVKTLESEGIGRPSTYASIIGTIIDKGYAQLMSNALIPTFTAFAVTELLEKYFPDVVDPSFTSKMEQTLDDIATGEALWLPYLRAFYSGDKGLETQVKEKENQIDASSARTVELENLDVKVRIGKYGAYIEKENGEQVVTASIPKDLTPADLDPQKVETILRQKIVGPDEIGTHPETGEPIYLKIGPYGLYVQLGDKSEENPKPKQASLPKGVTSENITLEIAIGLLALPRKLGPHPATGAEIQANLGRFGPYVVHNQSGEKEYRSLKSGDDILTITLERALELLSEPKKGRNSSSSKSKAAEKELGPHPEDGEPVNIYKGPYGPYIKHGKTNVRIPDEQSVEDMSLASALELLATKASTGKSGKSTRKTTSKSTTSSSKSSTKSSTTTGKKTKKAS
- a CDS encoding HD family phosphohydrolase, yielding MKTQQFFVSVTQKLIEWRRQYKELRHQSYVLDKSEIDKHQTLSSASSTTKTVKRRNGVYTVVLSCLNGKHSPVVFTIAVLSLTGVLGQKLYNQPQLQIGAIAPQTIKAPEEASIENKKQTEEQRKAASTSSTPVLMVNPQINEEIQQNLQQILSEGNNIRSSLGAFPFFDTFILSVSTQRYVRSCSHWEWQALLLAVDNTGKYKQGLSNKENLGTKDLKANDLFRNADFAQAVQELETYRLSANEQNFSSLIAQIIKVRQGYAIASTKLSDLIGAKPETVYDATSLLDISDDDWAKTQVGIQQTAQRILTQGIPPGLPPHIITDAVTLHVHTLVPNVAERLAIKLLLAVLQPNLQTDKLRTQLMAAKAAAGVKPVMVTVRKGELIVRRGEKITAFDFEVLEYYHLIRREINWQGLIQLGITVTGAVGFFAILERRSQCKLRQSDRLLILLLTLSTPLAITLGTPHTTWSAVGLLLGSFYGPRLGITVIGLLSIVLPISLDVSKVTLLAGTAAGILGSCMAQKLHSREELALLSVAIALTQGGVYLVLRLLLSAALGVFPYYTVIQNAVLFALSSLAWSIVALGLSPYLEKLFDLVTSIRLSELANPNRPLLKKLATETPGTFQHTLLVATLAEAAAKSLKCNVELVRAGALYHDIGKMHDPMAFIENQMGRPNKHDTEIQDPWKSAQIIKKHVSEGLVMARKHSLPSLIQAFIPEHQGTMQIAYFYHQAQQMAQADPNLKVDEADFRYEGPVPQSRETGIVMLADSCEAALRSLKEVSPEQALVMLNNILRAKWQDNQLDASGLTREEMSQIAEIFLQVWQQFHHKRIAYPKSK